One region of Chryseobacterium sp. SORGH_AS_0447 genomic DNA includes:
- a CDS encoding metallophosphoesterase family protein, whose protein sequence is MKRTLAIGDIHGGFKALEQVLDKAQVTENDTLIFLGDYVDGWSESSQVIRFLIGLSEKQECIFIKGNHDAWCEDWLSFGKSEDVWLFNGGKSTVDSYFAYSLDELEVHLEFFQRMKNYYVDKENRLFIHAGYSSMHGPDKEVYSTNYRWDRTLWETAVAMDKKLTKDSKLYPKRLLLYNEIFIGHTPTLHLGSKEPVNKANVWNLDTGAAFTGSLTIMDVDIKAFWQSDPLPSLYPDEKGRNKDQIKPVK, encoded by the coding sequence ATGAAAAGAACATTAGCCATAGGCGATATCCACGGAGGCTTTAAAGCCTTGGAACAGGTTTTGGACAAAGCGCAGGTGACAGAGAATGACACCCTAATTTTCCTGGGCGATTATGTCGACGGCTGGAGCGAGTCTTCCCAAGTGATCCGGTTTTTAATTGGACTTTCCGAAAAACAGGAATGTATTTTCATCAAAGGCAACCATGATGCCTGGTGCGAAGACTGGCTCTCTTTCGGAAAAAGTGAAGACGTCTGGCTGTTTAACGGTGGAAAAAGTACGGTCGACAGCTACTTCGCTTATTCTCTGGACGAACTGGAAGTACACCTGGAATTTTTTCAGCGGATGAAAAATTATTATGTTGATAAAGAAAACCGGCTGTTTATCCATGCTGGTTATTCTTCCATGCATGGTCCAGATAAAGAAGTCTATTCCACCAATTACCGCTGGGACCGCACATTGTGGGAAACCGCTGTAGCGATGGATAAAAAGTTGACGAAAGATTCGAAACTTTATCCTAAAAGGCTGCTGCTGTACAACGAAATTTTCATCGGCCATACGCCGACCTTGCATCTCGGCAGCAAAGAGCCCGTGAACAAGGCAAATGTCTGGAATCTGGACACCGGAGCGGCCTTTACCGGATCTCTCACCATTATGGATGTCGATATCAAAGCATTCTGGCAGAGCGATCCGCTTCCGTCTTTATATCCGGATGAAAAAGGAAGGAATAAAGATCAGATCAAACCTGTGAAATAG